Within Saccharomonospora cyanea NA-134, the genomic segment CGTCAACCGCCGCAGGTAGTCGTAGGAGAAACACTGCACATCCCGCGGCCCGTCCTTCGGGGCATTGGCGATGCTGGTGATGTTGCCCGCCGGATCGTACGAATAACGCCGATCCGCGACCCGGTAACCGGTCTCGGTGTTCCGGTCCAGGATGGTCTGGTCGAGCCGCCGTGCGCCCTCGGTGAAGTAGTTCGTCACCCACGCCCGCCGACTACCTTCGCCGATCGTCAGCCGCAGCGTCTCCCCGTACGGCGAGTACAGGTGTTCCTGGGCGTAGGTGTCGATGCCGTATGTCTTGGTCGGCAGACCCAGTTCGTTGTAGTCGTGGTAGACCTTCTCGGTCACCAAGCCGCCCGCTGCGGGCATCGTCCTCGAGTCCACCAGGTCTGTGTTCTTGACGTAGCTGGTGCGGAAGGTGTAAGTACCGGCGAGTTCGTCCTCGGCCTCCGGGATGATCACCTGTTCGCTGGTGACCCGGTTCTGCTCGTCGTACCAGGCGACCTTCTTGGTGTAGGCGTGACCGTCGACGAACCGGGTCGAGGCCGTGGGCAGCCCCTTCTTCAGCGTGTCGTAGGTCCACTCCGCCACCTTGGTGCCGTCCGGGCCGCCCTCGAACATCGCGGTCCTACGGCCCAGCTCGTCGTAGGTGTAGGCGAGGGTCTTCCCACGTTCGTCGGTCGTGGAGACCAACTGGTCGAGTTCGTCGTAGACGTACGTCGTCGTACCGCTGTCCGGGTCGTGCGAGGAGATCTTGCGGCTCAGCACGTCGTAGGAGTAGCTCCAGGTGTTGCCCGCCGGGTCGGTCACCGACTTCAGCTCACCACGCGGGGTGTAGTCGTAGGTCGTGGCGTCGAACTCACCGCTGGGCTCGTCGCCGTGGTACTGCCGACGCTCGACCATCTCGCCCTGGGCGTTACGGATCACCGTGGTCGGCGTGTCCCCGTCCGGCGGATCGACGTGTACCCGGTCGCCGCCGTAGGTGGTGGTGCTACGCCACTGCTCCTCACCGAGCTTGCGGAAGATCACCGCGGTCGGCCGTTCCAGGGCGTCGAACTCGGTGACGGTCTGGTGAGGCACCGCCTCATCGCCCACCCCGAACAGGACGTCGCTGGGTGCCTCAGCGTTGAAGTAGGTGTCGTTGACCTTCCACGCCAGGCCACGCGAGTCGTACCACGTGTCAGTGATGATCCGTCCGAGCCCGGACGTGCCGGTGGAGCCATCGTCATCGCGTGGATCGGAGGGGATGTCCCCGTTGCCCCCGGAGGCCGGGAGCTGGGTCTGCCGTTCCCGCAGGAAGCCGTCGTAGAGGGTGTACGAGGTGTTGTACTGGCCGTCCTGCCGGATCGAATGCGTGGCGACCACCGTCGCGGCGTCGGTGCGGTAGTGGTACTCGTACTTGACGTTCGGTGATTCACCGTCGGCTCGGGACCGGCCAGGCAGCCACGCCTGCACCAGCCTGCCCAGCGGGTCGTAGGCCGCCTCGCTGCGTTCCCCGTTCGGACCCGTCTCGACCAGAGGCTCCCCCCACGCCGGTTCCAGTTCGGTCGTGGAGGTGTGGCCGAGTGGGTTCGTCGTGACGACCTTCGTCGTGGGGCCCGTGTCGGGAACGTAGTCGATGCTCGTCGTCGCTCCCGACGCGTCGGTACGGGAGGTGATCCGGCCGTAGGCGTCGTAGGTGGTTTCGGCGGACACCTGGTATCGCTCACCGTCCCACCGCTGGACGGCCGTGATCTCGCCGCGTGTCGGCGCGGCGCCGAACTCCTGCCCGTCGTAGAGGTTGCGGACGTCACTGATGACGTCGTTGCCCTCACCCTCGCCTGCCGAACACGGCAACGCGACCTCGCGCGCCTGCGAGATGTAGTTCAGCATCCACGCGTCGGTGTTGCGGGCGTAGCTGGTGCGAGTGCACTTCTCGTCGCCCTCGACGGCCACGTCACCGGCGTCGTCGACCTCGGTGACCAGGCCGTGGTCGTCGTAGGTGCGGGACACCTCGGTGCGCCGCCACGTGCCGTCCTCCAGAAGCTCACGCCCTCGGACTCCGGCCGCCGCGAGCGCGAACGCCTCGTCGTCGCCGTCGGTGGCGGTGGGCCCGTGCAGCCACGGGTCGGTCACCGACGCCGACACCACCTTGTCGCCGTCGTACTGCAACGTCTCCCGCGCGAATCCCGCCAGCCGGTCGTGGTCCTCGATGCGTCCGCCCTCGGAGTCCTCAACCCACACGTCACGTTTCCCGTCACCCGGCAATGTGTCGCCGTCCATGCCGCGCAGGTACAGGGTCTCGGTGACCGACTGCGTCGTGCCCGGTTCCCCGACGATGGTGCGGACCCGTCCGTAGCCGCGCCACGAGGACCAGGTGCGGTGTTCGGGCTTGAGGAATTCGCGGTCGTCGAACCGCCACGCACCCCCGCCCAGGTACTCGTACGCCGTCTTCCGCAGGGCCGATCCGCCGGTGCGGTCGTCCTCGATCACCGCCGTGACCACGTACTTGTGGAACCAGTCGAGCATCGGTTCCGGCGCGTGCTCGGGAGACCACCACACCGGGTAACAGCGCATGGTGTTGGTCTCCGGCTTGTCCGGCATGTTCGTGCCGCGCACGCACTCGGGCCCGGAGTACTTGATCTCGGTGTGCCCGCCGCTCTCGTTGCGGATGTCGGTCAGCCGGTACCGGGTCAGCGGGGCGATGCCCTCGGCCGCGTCGACACGGTTCTCCATCGAGTGCCCACCGAACACCATTTCCGGCACCGATTCCGTGCCGCCGACGTGGCCGGTGCGTTTGATCCCTTTCAGCCACAGCGCAGGTGCGAGGCCGTCACCGGACTCCGGGAACGAGTGCCGCAGGGTCCAGGAGTCGACGCTGCGCCACTCGGAGCCGTCGTTCACCTGCGTGGTGATCTTGGTCAGCCGCTTGCGGGTGAAGAACGAGGGAGACGTGCGGTACTCACACGACTCGTCCGCGGCACAGATGCGGTCGAACGGGACGTCCGGCCACGACTCCGCGGTGTCCTCGGTGAGCGCGTCCGGTTCACAACTCACGCCGTCACTCGGCAGGCACCGCTCGGCCATCGTGAACCGCACCCGCGCCGCGGCACCACCGAAGAAGTCGTCGTCGCGCAGGCCGTACTCGATGCGATCGAGATACCCACCGCGCACATACCGAGTACCGGAGTCGGCGTCCATGTCGCGCCCGTAGTAGTTGGACTCGGCCCCGTAGTAGAAGGTCGTGACGTTGCCCTGCGGGTCGATGCTGTAGTCGAGGTTCCAGCGCCAGGCCTGCCTGCACCAGGAGTCAGCGTAGCTCTCCGCGTGGCACGGCTCGCCCGCGTGATTACCGAACACCGGAACGGTCCACGCCGACGAGGTCTCCGGATCGCCCTCCTGCCAGCCCGGCATCCGGTCCACGCCGAGGAAGTGCTGGGTGCCGTCCTTGGTGGTGACCTTCCAGTGCTCACCGTTGTTGTCACCGTTGTCGGCCCCGAACAGTCGCTCGATGCGCGAGCCGTCGTCCGACTTGGGCCGCCACCGGCCGGTGTCCTCGTCGCGGACGAGTTCGGTCGAAACGCCGCCCAACATCATGGTCGCGTTGTCGCTGGCCCAGCACAGGTCACCGGTCTCGCGCGTGCCCTGGTTGCCGTTCAGGTCCTGGGAGCACGCCTTGTACTGGCGCTCGATGTAACCGCCCGCGGCGAGACTCCACCCGTCTCCGACGACCGAGGCCTGGTTGTTCGTGGCGCTGGTGCG encodes:
- a CDS encoding RHS repeat-associated core domain-containing protein; protein product: MRVSRFARRSLVLVLSVSLLGSLSPAVAAPPGIDTDQKLPPLQQERSVPGEPVTINPLPGSETAKKAIDTMPQPVWPGSDHAVVDFATAKAATQSRGERTPAYHRAGKLPVSVGLPDTAAAGTATTKSGPGKVKVETFDQETAAKLGLRGMLLQVSDAGGTAGDTVSVQVDYSEFAAAYGANYGSRLRLVRLPECALESPQKSECRAGEPVKSTNDERDGTVTADVDLPDTKEAGVLLAVAAEAQSSGGTFTATKLAPSSSWSAGGSSGAFSFSYPLVMPPSPGEDAPNVSLQYSSASLDGRTSATNNQASVVGDGWSLAAGGYIERQYKACSQDLNGNQGTRETGDLCWASDNATMMLGGVSTELVRDEDTGRWRPKSDDGSRIERLFGADNGDNNGEHWKVTTKDGTQHFLGVDRMPGWQEGDPETSSAWTVPVFGNHAGEPCHAESYADSWCRQAWRWNLDYSIDPQGNVTTFYYGAESNYYGRDMDADSGTRYVRGGYLDRIEYGLRDDDFFGGAAARVRFTMAERCLPSDGVSCEPDALTEDTAESWPDVPFDRICAADESCEYRTSPSFFTRKRLTKITTQVNDGSEWRSVDSWTLRHSFPESGDGLAPALWLKGIKRTGHVGGTESVPEMVFGGHSMENRVDAAEGIAPLTRYRLTDIRNESGGHTEIKYSGPECVRGTNMPDKPETNTMRCYPVWWSPEHAPEPMLDWFHKYVVTAVIEDDRTGGSALRKTAYEYLGGGAWRFDDREFLKPEHRTWSSWRGYGRVRTIVGEPGTTQSVTETLYLRGMDGDTLPGDGKRDVWVEDSEGGRIEDHDRLAGFARETLQYDGDKVVSASVTDPWLHGPTATDGDDEAFALAAAGVRGRELLEDGTWRRTEVSRTYDDHGLVTEVDDAGDVAVEGDEKCTRTSYARNTDAWMLNYISQAREVALPCSAGEGEGNDVISDVRNLYDGQEFGAAPTRGEITAVQRWDGERYQVSAETTYDAYGRITSRTDASGATTSIDYVPDTGPTTKVVTTNPLGHTSTTELEPAWGEPLVETGPNGERSEAAYDPLGRLVQAWLPGRSRADGESPNVKYEYHYRTDAATVVATHSIRQDGQYNTSYTLYDGFLRERQTQLPASGGNGDIPSDPRDDDGSTGTSGLGRIITDTWYDSRGLAWKVNDTYFNAEAPSDVLFGVGDEAVPHQTVTEFDALERPTAVIFRKLGEEQWRSTTTYGGDRVHVDPPDGDTPTTVIRNAQGEMVERRQYHGDEPSGEFDATTYDYTPRGELKSVTDPAGNTWSYSYDVLSRKISSHDPDSGTTTYVYDELDQLVSTTDERGKTLAYTYDELGRRTAMFEGGPDGTKVAEWTYDTLKKGLPTASTRFVDGHAYTKKVAWYDEQNRVTSEQVIIPEAEDELAGTYTFRTSYVKNTDLVDSRTMPAAGGLVTEKVYHDYNELGLPTKTYGIDTYAQEHLYSPYGETLRLTIGEGSRRAWVTNYFTEGARRLDQTILDRNTETGYRVADRRYSYDPAGNITSIANAPKDGPRDVQCFSYDYLRRLTSAHTPASGDCAAEPSVAGLGGAAPYWVEFAYDESGNRLSEVRHEVEGDTTRTYEYPSAGQAQPHTLTAVTQAGPGGTSRDEFAYDAVGNTVSRTVSGDTQLLEWNAESRVERVEHADGSQSSYVYDADGNRLLTRDPKRTVLFLPGMELTLDTGSGEVTGKRFYEHAGTTVAVRSSAGGLTMLFGDHQGTTTESIEAESGLSVSRRYFTPFGAPRGEQPGSWPTDHGFVGGTADVTGLTHLGAREYDPTLGRFISVDPIMDLTDPQQMHGYAYSNNSPVTFSDPSGLLMGAACGPDGVLCGRPAWMDRQDYIETRSYWMRWRGDSPAVVASFQRLAREKYAPHIAREQVLAEKGISAAEYEEMRALANSKQSFFDYVLAQLPELAADLTGLSDIQDCFSGSLGSCVSAIIGAIPISKLRYAGKIVGAVRDAFRWQDRVEAARRSFPKLTAAIEKGINKLRRSPGCNSFALGTRVLLADGSTKPIEEVELGDRVVATDPETGESGPQKVVATIVGHGEKELVEVTVDVDGEAGDAVETITATAEHPFWVDDPGRLLQPALDGPWGEGPGWYDAEDLDPGDQLRTPTGDKVRVVDLRGYTATTTVHNLTINGTHTYHVVTEETPILVHNAGECPVTGLPHGELGESATLQRLQNEGYSNITREVYFKTSKGNKFRADFVAQDRSGNWTAVEVKTGKGSLTDNQALGYSELGHGGAVLNTSRVPGLRKGSTVTMGVEVDLWRCPACDP